One segment of Macrotis lagotis isolate mMagLag1 chromosome 1, bilby.v1.9.chrom.fasta, whole genome shotgun sequence DNA contains the following:
- the LOC141489715 gene encoding olfactory receptor 51A4-like: MTQLQKSQYALNLNSSPYQPPFFLLTGIPGLEAAHIWISIPLCIMYLIALLGNCIILFIIKTSSSLHEPQYIFLSMLAATDIGLSISTLPTVLNIFILNHQEIEFHCCLAQMFFIHTFSSMESAILLAMSFDRFVAIRNPLHYTMILTHPRIIGMGLVAVLRGVILMAPLPILLKRLPFCKGIILSHGYCYHPDVMKLACGPVRINIIYGLVLVLCSFGVDSVLIVVSYVLILKTVVNIASSEGRLKALNTCISHIVTVFIFYVPLIILALIHRFGTFTSPLFHVTMANLFLFLTPVLNPLVYSFKTKQIRFAIQKTFIGRIS, translated from the coding sequence ATGACTCAGCTACAAAAGAGTCAGTATGCATTAAATTTGAACAGTAGCCCATACCAGCCACCTTTCTTCCTCCTGACAGGCATCCCAGGTTTGGAGGCAGCACATATCTGGATCTCTATTCCTCTATGCATCATGTACTTGATTGCCCTCCTTGGGAATTGTATCATTCTGTTCATCATTAAGACTTCTTCCAGTCTTCATGAACCTCAATACATCTTCTTGTCCATGCTGGCAGCTACAGACATTGGCCTGTCTATATCCACATTACCCACAGTGCTCAATATCTTCATTCTCAACCACCAGGAGATAGAGTTCCACTGTTGCCTGGCACAGATGTTTTTCATCCATACCTTTTCTTCCATGGAGTCTGCCATCCTCTTGGCTATGTCATTTGATCGCTTTGTGGCAATTCGAAATCCATTACACTATACCATGATCCTTACTCATCCTCGGATTATTGGCATGGGACTAGTGGCTGTGTTGAGGGGTGTGATACTGATGGCACCCTTGCCTATCCTGCTCAAAAGGCTACCCTTCTGTAAGGGCATCATACTCTCCCATGGTTATTGCTATCATCCTGATGTCATGAAACTGGCATGTGGACCTGTCAGGATCAACATAATCTATGGGCTggtccttgttctttgttcttttggTGTTGACTCTGTGCTCATTGTTGTCTCCTATGTCCTAATCCTGAAGACAGTTGTGAACATTGCTTCAAGTGAGGGCCGCCTTAAAGCCCTCAACACTTGTATCTCCCACATAGTCACAGTCTTTATCTTCTATGTGCCACTCATTATCCTGGCCCTAATTCACAGATTTGGCACATTCACTTCACCTCTCTTTCATGTAACTATGGCCAATCTTTTCCTGTTTCTAACCCCAGTCCTGAATCCATTGGTCTATAGCTTTAAAACCAAACAGATTCGCTTTGCCATACAGAAAACATTCATAGGAAGAATCAGTTGA